In one Novosphingobium humi genomic region, the following are encoded:
- a CDS encoding DUF4209 domain-containing protein → MNVEPEMSLATSGLVVPASIDAVIADFESRRDAYTAMDVRSALTVARQALETPTEAEHKGAWAEHLAFSLVGNDHHEKPWGTWFGPIGSGTRADGSIVYFPDVTEADAAILDHWKARAMNCTAAVLVARYSDLVWDLGKLLANKNRDVAWGRKAIDAYLEMSGQSGRDVYDAFAKAERALMLAIQIADAERRDATRHILLSLHKAAVISGGPWWRAPDYFQTQSKSGLTADENLQIIGDLEAVLARTSDASASDTFNPHDAERAANMLISYCKRMGEQTRVKALHVTVARTFEHFGSMADAMLASLVLQTSMDAYRQAGMIDDANRILHLVEAANLASTEQMTAHEHSIEIPKKDAEAFLGQIVAGTKEQTFSRLAGNFMLRRAEIEAVLATAAKNFPLSTNIPQTMLQGERIVAQVGSLDDDPVGHLMMQANRHLGLHAPWVHWAVDRACQHHVLTSDDIVQFANRAGLFGDGLLLDKGVKAWLSDDHSKALHILVPQVEAAFRLMMSKLGRPTTKPHPQMKKARMVSTLGELLFQEETAEALGSYGADMVLHLHTLYADPRGHNLRNDLAYGILPVASINSTTCLWVIQTLLLFGLWVERTLAKTDQTDNSGN, encoded by the coding sequence ATGAATGTTGAACCCGAAATGTCACTCGCGACATCGGGCCTCGTGGTCCCTGCGTCGATCGACGCAGTGATTGCCGATTTTGAGAGCCGGCGAGATGCCTACACCGCGATGGACGTGCGGTCGGCCCTGACGGTTGCGCGACAGGCACTGGAAACGCCTACAGAGGCTGAACACAAGGGAGCGTGGGCGGAGCATCTTGCTTTCAGCCTGGTCGGCAACGACCATCACGAAAAGCCTTGGGGAACATGGTTTGGTCCGATTGGCTCCGGCACCAGAGCCGATGGATCGATTGTCTATTTTCCCGACGTGACCGAAGCTGACGCGGCAATTCTCGACCATTGGAAGGCGCGCGCCATGAATTGTACCGCCGCCGTGCTGGTCGCGCGTTACAGTGATCTCGTTTGGGATTTGGGTAAGCTTCTCGCTAACAAAAATCGGGACGTCGCCTGGGGGCGAAAGGCCATTGATGCCTATCTGGAAATGTCTGGGCAAAGCGGACGCGACGTGTACGACGCTTTCGCCAAAGCCGAGCGTGCGTTGATGCTTGCCATACAGATTGCCGATGCCGAACGTCGGGATGCGACGCGACATATTCTGCTGTCACTTCACAAGGCGGCGGTTATCTCCGGTGGACCGTGGTGGCGGGCACCTGATTATTTCCAGACACAATCCAAATCCGGCCTGACCGCCGATGAAAATTTGCAGATCATTGGCGACCTCGAAGCTGTGCTGGCGCGCACTTCCGATGCGTCGGCGTCCGATACCTTCAACCCGCACGACGCTGAACGTGCTGCGAATATGCTGATTAGCTACTGCAAACGAATGGGCGAGCAAACGCGCGTTAAGGCGCTCCATGTAACGGTTGCCCGCACCTTCGAGCATTTCGGGAGCATGGCCGATGCGATGCTGGCCTCACTAGTTCTCCAAACAAGCATGGATGCATATCGCCAAGCTGGCATGATTGATGATGCAAACAGGATTCTGCACCTGGTCGAAGCCGCCAACCTTGCGTCGACAGAGCAGATGACAGCCCATGAGCACAGCATTGAGATCCCCAAGAAAGATGCCGAGGCTTTTCTGGGTCAGATAGTCGCAGGGACAAAGGAGCAAACTTTCAGCCGCCTCGCCGGGAATTTCATGTTGCGGCGCGCGGAGATTGAGGCCGTTCTGGCCACGGCGGCGAAGAATTTTCCGCTCTCGACAAACATTCCGCAGACTATGCTGCAAGGCGAGCGCATCGTCGCGCAAGTCGGGTCGCTCGATGATGATCCGGTTGGCCATTTGATGATGCAGGCTAACCGCCACCTCGGGCTTCACGCGCCGTGGGTCCATTGGGCTGTTGATCGGGCGTGCCAACACCATGTGTTGACCAGTGATGACATCGTCCAATTTGCCAACCGTGCCGGGCTGTTCGGAGACGGCTTGCTGCTTGATAAGGGCGTCAAAGCCTGGCTCTCGGACGATCATTCGAAAGCCTTGCACATCCTCGTGCCGCAGGTCGAAGCCGCGTTTCGTTTGATGATGAGCAAACTTGGTAGACCTACCACGAAGCCCCATCCTCAGATGAAGAAAGCGCGAATGGTCAGTACACTAGGCGAATTGCTCTTCCAGGAGGAGACGGCCGAAGCGCTTGGTTCCTATGGCGCGGACATGGTGCTTCATTTGCACACCCTTTATGCCGATCCACGCGGTCATAATCTGCGAAATGATCTCGCCTATGGAATTCTGCCGGTAGCGAGCATCAATTCGACAACCTGCCTTTGGGTCATCCAAACTTTGCTTCTGTTCGGACTCTGGGTGGAGCGGACGCTCGCCAAGACCGATCAAACCGACAATTCTGGAAATTGA
- the tnpA gene encoding IS66-like element accessory protein TnpA — protein sequence MDRVEIITGVERRRRYSDEERAAVLAMCDEPKATIVGVAKQLGMSPGLIHGWRRMRREAEKLSSEPLQFIAYGSVAEPTGQALAPKPMAPQPAPVQHTTAEELTRPHPGSRPGAIDIDLPSGIRLSVDSYVNEKALARVLRALRDVA from the coding sequence TTGGACAGGGTTGAGATCATCACCGGGGTGGAGCGCCGCCGCCGGTATTCCGATGAGGAGCGTGCGGCGGTTCTCGCGATGTGCGACGAGCCCAAGGCGACGATCGTGGGCGTGGCCAAGCAACTGGGCATGTCGCCGGGGTTGATCCATGGCTGGCGGCGGATGCGCCGAGAGGCGGAGAAGCTTTCCAGCGAACCGCTGCAATTCATCGCCTATGGCTCGGTGGCTGAACCGACAGGCCAAGCGCTTGCCCCCAAGCCGATGGCACCACAGCCTGCGCCGGTGCAGCACACCACCGCCGAAGAACTGACCCGCCCACATCCCGGCTCCCGACCCGGTGCGATTGACATCGATCTGCCCAGCGGCATCCGCCTGTCGGTGGACAGCTACGTCAACGAGAAGGCACTGGCGCGGGTGCTGCGCGCCTTGCGTGATGTGGCATGA
- the tnpB gene encoding IS66 family insertion sequence element accessory protein TnpB (TnpB, as the term is used for proteins encoded by IS66 family insertion elements, is considered an accessory protein, since TnpC, encoded by a neighboring gene, is a DDE family transposase.), with amino-acid sequence MISLAPGTKVYLASKPVSMRLGFDGLAALVRPLFAVEPYGGHVFLFRSKSGNYLKALHWDGSGLCLFAKRLERSRFVWPPLIEGGVVLTPAQFALLIEAMDWRRTVAPEPPRTPAQL; translated from the coding sequence ATGATCTCGCTGGCGCCGGGCACCAAGGTCTATCTGGCGAGCAAGCCGGTCAGCATGCGGCTCGGCTTTGATGGGCTTGCCGCGCTGGTGCGCCCCTTGTTCGCGGTCGAGCCCTACGGCGGTCATGTTTTCCTGTTTCGCAGCAAGAGCGGCAATTACCTGAAGGCGCTGCATTGGGATGGCAGCGGGCTTTGCCTGTTCGCCAAGCGTCTGGAACGCAGCCGTTTCGTGTGGCCACCCTTGATCGAGGGCGGTGTTGTGCTGACGCCAGCCCAGTTCGCCTTGCTGATCGAGGCGATGGATTGGCGGCGCACGGTGGCACCCGAACCGCCCCGCACACCAGCCCAACTTTGA